A single genomic interval of Oryzias latipes chromosome 3, ASM223467v1 harbors:
- the galnt2 gene encoding polypeptide N-acetylgalactosaminyltransferase 2 isoform X1 yields the protein MRRKSRILLCFAVLWVLGIAYYFYSGTTLSRKDVGISNEIQAPLSFEKAKSMQSLLPPGKVRWQDFDQDLYVGATVVRPGQDPYARNKFNQVESDKLRMDRAVPDTRHDHCKHKQWNSDLPASSVVITFHNEARSALLRTVVSVLKKSPPQLVKEIILVDDYSDNSEDGALLGKIEKVRVLRNDRREGLMRSRVRGADAATAPVLTFLDSHCECNDHWLEPLLERVAEDKTRVVSPIIDVINMDNFQYVGASADLKGGFDWNLVFKWDYMTLEQRRARQGNPIAPIKTPMIAGGLFVMDKEYFELLGKYDMMMDVWGGENLEISFRVWQCGGSLEIIPCSRVGHVFRKQHPYTFPGGSGTVFARNTRRAAEVWMDEYKNFYYAAVPSARNVPYGNIQSRLEMKKRLGCKPFKWYLDNVYPELRVPDHQDIAFGALQQGGNCLDTLGHFADGVVGIYECHNAGGNQVKEWALTKDKSVKHMDLCLTVVDRTAGSLIKLQGCRENDSRQKWEQIESNSKLRHVGSNLCLDSRSARMGGLTVEVCSSSLTQQWKFTLNLQS from the exons GATGTCGGGATCTCCAACGAAATACAGGCTCCACTTTCTTTTGAAAAGGCCAAATCCATGCAATCACTTCTGCCACCAG GTAAGGTGCGCTGGCAGGATTTCGATCAGGATCTCTATGTTGGAGCTACAGTGGTCCGACCGGGTCAGGACCCGTACGCCAGAAACAAGTTCAACCAGGTGGAGAGTGACAAACTCCGAATGGACAGAGCTGTGCCAGACACAAGACATGATCA CTGCAAACATAAACAGTGGAACTCAGACCTGCCAGCCTCCAGCGTCGTCATCACCTTTCATAATGAAGCCCGCTCTGCTCTGCTGCGCACTGTGGTCAG TGTCTTAAAGAAAAGCCCTCCGCAGTTGGTGAAAGAGATTATTTTGGTTGATGACTACAGTGACAACT CGGAGGATGGAGCGCTTCTTGGGAAGATCGAGAAAGTTCGCGTGCTGAGAAATGACCGCAGAGAAG GGCTGATGCGATCAAGGGTGCGCGGTGCAGATGCTGCTACAGCGCCGGTCCTCACCTTTCTGGACTCTCACTGTGAATGTAATGACCACTGGCTTGAGCCACTACTGGAGAGAGTGGCAGAG gATAAAACCAGAGTGGTCTCTCCCATTATTGACGTCATCAACATGGACAATTTCCAGTATGTGGGAGCTTCAGCTGACCTGAAAGGAG GCTTTGACTGGAATTTGGTGTTTAAATGGGACTACATGACTctggagcagagacgagccaggcAAGGCAACCCCATCGCCCCCATCAA GACTCCAATGATCGCAGGAGGTCTATTCGTCATGGACAAGGAATACTTTGAGCTGCTGGGAAAGTATGACATGATGATGGACGTGTGGGGAGGAGAAAACTTGG AGATCTCCTTCCGCGTGTGGCAGTGCGGCGGCAGTCTGGAGATCATTCCTTGCAGCAGAGTTGGCCACGTCTTCAGGAAGCAGCACCCATATACTTTTCCTGGGGGCAGCGGGACTGTGTTTGCAAG GAACACAAGGAGAGCAGCAGAGGTGTGGATGGACGAGTATAAGAACTTCTACTATGCTGCGGTGCCCTCTGCAAGAAATGTACCCTACGGAAA TATCCAGAGCCGTTTGGAGATGAAAAAGAGATTAGGCTGCAAACCTTTCAAGTGGTACCTGGACAATGTTTACCCTGAACtgag AGTTCCGGATCACCAGGACATTGCTTTTGGAGCCCTGCAACAGGGAGGAAACTGCCTCGACACCCTGGGCCACTTTGCTGATGGGGTGGTGGGCATCTATGAATGCCACAATGCCGGGGGAAACCAG GTGAAGGAATGGGCCTTAACCAAGGACAAATCGGTGAAACACATGGACCTGTGTCTAACTGTAGTGGACAGAACAGCCGGTTCGCTTATCAAACTACAAGGCTGTCGAGAAAATGACAGTCGTCAG AAATGGGAGCAGATTGAGTCGAACTCGAAGCTTCGTCACGTAGGTAGCAACCTGTGCCTGGACAGCCGCAGCGCCAGGATGGGAGGACTCACTGTGGAGGTCTGCAGCTCGAGCCTCACCCAACAGTGGAAGTTCACCCTCAATCTACAATCATAG
- the galnt2 gene encoding polypeptide N-acetylgalactosaminyltransferase 2 isoform X2: MRRKSRILLCFAVLWVLGIAYYFYSGTTLSRKDVGISNEIQAPLSFEKAKSMQSLLPPGKVRWQDFDQDLYVGATVVRPGQDPYARNKFNQVESDKLRMDRAVPDTRHDHCKHKQWNSDLPASSVVITFHNEARSALLRTVVSVLKKSPPQLVKEIILVDDYSDNSEDGALLGKIEKVRVLRNDRREGLMRSRVRGADAATAPVLTFLDSHCECNDHWLEPLLERVAEDKTRVVSPIIDVINMDNFQYVGASADLKGGFDWNLVFKWDYMTLEQRRARQGNPIAPIKTPMIAGGLFVMDKEYFELLGKYDMMMDVWGGENLEISFRVWQCGGSLEIIPCSRVGHVFRKQHPYTFPGGSGTVFARNTRRAAEVWMDEYKNFYYAAVPSARNVPYGNIQSRLEMKKRLGCKPFKWYLDNVYPELRVPDHQDIAFGALQQGGNCLDTLGHFADGVVGIYECHNAGGNQEWALTKDKSVKHMDLCLTVVDRTAGSLIKLQGCRENDSRQKWEQIESNSKLRHVGSNLCLDSRSARMGGLTVEVCSSSLTQQWKFTLNLQS; this comes from the exons GATGTCGGGATCTCCAACGAAATACAGGCTCCACTTTCTTTTGAAAAGGCCAAATCCATGCAATCACTTCTGCCACCAG GTAAGGTGCGCTGGCAGGATTTCGATCAGGATCTCTATGTTGGAGCTACAGTGGTCCGACCGGGTCAGGACCCGTACGCCAGAAACAAGTTCAACCAGGTGGAGAGTGACAAACTCCGAATGGACAGAGCTGTGCCAGACACAAGACATGATCA CTGCAAACATAAACAGTGGAACTCAGACCTGCCAGCCTCCAGCGTCGTCATCACCTTTCATAATGAAGCCCGCTCTGCTCTGCTGCGCACTGTGGTCAG TGTCTTAAAGAAAAGCCCTCCGCAGTTGGTGAAAGAGATTATTTTGGTTGATGACTACAGTGACAACT CGGAGGATGGAGCGCTTCTTGGGAAGATCGAGAAAGTTCGCGTGCTGAGAAATGACCGCAGAGAAG GGCTGATGCGATCAAGGGTGCGCGGTGCAGATGCTGCTACAGCGCCGGTCCTCACCTTTCTGGACTCTCACTGTGAATGTAATGACCACTGGCTTGAGCCACTACTGGAGAGAGTGGCAGAG gATAAAACCAGAGTGGTCTCTCCCATTATTGACGTCATCAACATGGACAATTTCCAGTATGTGGGAGCTTCAGCTGACCTGAAAGGAG GCTTTGACTGGAATTTGGTGTTTAAATGGGACTACATGACTctggagcagagacgagccaggcAAGGCAACCCCATCGCCCCCATCAA GACTCCAATGATCGCAGGAGGTCTATTCGTCATGGACAAGGAATACTTTGAGCTGCTGGGAAAGTATGACATGATGATGGACGTGTGGGGAGGAGAAAACTTGG AGATCTCCTTCCGCGTGTGGCAGTGCGGCGGCAGTCTGGAGATCATTCCTTGCAGCAGAGTTGGCCACGTCTTCAGGAAGCAGCACCCATATACTTTTCCTGGGGGCAGCGGGACTGTGTTTGCAAG GAACACAAGGAGAGCAGCAGAGGTGTGGATGGACGAGTATAAGAACTTCTACTATGCTGCGGTGCCCTCTGCAAGAAATGTACCCTACGGAAA TATCCAGAGCCGTTTGGAGATGAAAAAGAGATTAGGCTGCAAACCTTTCAAGTGGTACCTGGACAATGTTTACCCTGAACtgag AGTTCCGGATCACCAGGACATTGCTTTTGGAGCCCTGCAACAGGGAGGAAACTGCCTCGACACCCTGGGCCACTTTGCTGATGGGGTGGTGGGCATCTATGAATGCCACAATGCCGGGGGAAACCAG GAATGGGCCTTAACCAAGGACAAATCGGTGAAACACATGGACCTGTGTCTAACTGTAGTGGACAGAACAGCCGGTTCGCTTATCAAACTACAAGGCTGTCGAGAAAATGACAGTCGTCAG AAATGGGAGCAGATTGAGTCGAACTCGAAGCTTCGTCACGTAGGTAGCAACCTGTGCCTGGACAGCCGCAGCGCCAGGATGGGAGGACTCACTGTGGAGGTCTGCAGCTCGAGCCTCACCCAACAGTGGAAGTTCACCCTCAATCTACAATCATAG